A genomic window from Peptococcaceae bacterium includes:
- the cdd gene encoding cytidine deaminase — protein MDYGKLVQAAQEARERAYAPYSGFKVGAALLGFDGRVFTGCNVENASYGLTLCAERSALARAVGEGVYSFQAIAVVTGLEEPAAPCGACRQALAEFSPEMTVVLANNKGTTKVTSLKELLPLAFGKPDLGEGRHCE, from the coding sequence ATGGATTACGGCAAACTTGTTCAGGCTGCGCAGGAAGCCAGGGAGAGGGCGTATGCGCCTTATTCGGGTTTTAAAGTGGGGGCAGCCCTTTTGGGCTTTGACGGCCGGGTCTTCACAGGGTGCAACGTGGAAAACGCTTCCTATGGACTTACCCTCTGCGCAGAAAGGTCGGCCCTGGCCAGGGCTGTTGGCGAGGGGGTTTATTCATTTCAGGCCATCGCTGTAGTTACAGGGCTTGAAGAGCCTGCCGCGCCGTGCGGCGCCTGCCGGCAGGCGCTGGCCGAGTTTTCGCCTGAAATGACGGTTGTCCTGGCCAACAATAAAGGGACAACAAAGGTAACGAGCTTGAAGGAACTGCTGCCCCTCGCCTTTGGCAAGCCTGACCTGGGGGAGGGAAGGCACTGTGAGTGA
- the era gene encoding GTPase Era, with translation MSEGHRSGFIALIGRPNAGKSTLLNNLVGHKIAITSDKPQTTRNKILGILTGEGWQMVFLDTPGIHKPKDRLGEHMVRVSMNTLNEVDVIYYLIDVSVPFGGGDAFIMEKLKHVKTPVFLLLNKIDLLDKPRLLPLIDFYQKKGEWQEIVPVSALKGESIDSLLKTTIERIPPGPRYYPGEAVTDQPERVLAAEFIREKVIEATREEVPHSTAVEVEQMERRSEGLLYIGAVIYVERESQKGILIGKKGEMLKFIGSRARFDLERLFGNRVYLELWVKVKAGWRSKEKSLRELGYKDW, from the coding sequence GTGAGTGAGGGGCACCGTTCGGGATTCATTGCTTTGATCGGCCGGCCCAATGCCGGCAAGTCCACTTTGCTGAACAACCTGGTAGGCCATAAGATTGCCATAACGTCCGATAAACCGCAGACAACGAGAAATAAAATACTGGGGATTTTGACGGGAGAAGGCTGGCAGATGGTTTTCCTTGATACTCCTGGTATTCACAAGCCAAAGGACAGGCTCGGCGAGCACATGGTCAGGGTGTCCATGAACACCCTCAATGAAGTTGATGTGATCTATTACCTTATTGATGTCTCCGTCCCTTTTGGCGGCGGGGATGCCTTTATCATGGAAAAGCTCAAACACGTAAAAACGCCGGTCTTTTTGCTGCTTAATAAAATTGACTTGCTGGATAAGCCCCGGCTGCTCCCCCTGATCGATTTCTATCAAAAAAAGGGAGAATGGCAGGAAATCGTGCCTGTTTCAGCTTTAAAGGGCGAGAGCATCGATTCTCTTCTGAAAACAACCATCGAACGGATTCCTCCCGGCCCGCGCTATTATCCCGGCGAGGCTGTCACCGACCAGCCGGAGCGGGTTCTGGCAGCGGAGTTTATAAGGGAAAAGGTGATTGAAGCCACCAGGGAGGAGGTCCCCCATTCCACTGCGGTCGAAGTGGAACAAATGGAGCGACGGAGTGAGGGACTTTTATATATTGGGGCCGTAATTTACGTGGAACGGGAGTCCCAGAAAGGCATCCTGATCGGCAAAAAGGGCGAAATGCTTAAATTTATCGGCAGCAGAGCCCGTTTTGACCTGGAGAGGCTTTTTGGCAACAGGGTTTACCTGGAACTCTGGGTGAAGGTTAAAGCCGGCTGGCGCAGCAAGGAAAAAAGCCTGCGCGAGCTGGGCTACAAAGACTGGTAA
- a CDS encoding YibE/F family protein codes for MRRALAYFICAVLIVSGSIYGKTLRYERTGEPETMAKGVVLEAKEIELQAEEKSLPDERQWSVRVQITSGPYRGRCIDTEHYYGGNPAYDFLVYPGDEVVLSLEVEDYVLKNAYIANLSREKYLYYLFALFIAGILLVGARQGLKTVVSLLITGWAILKIMLPALLAGRNPLAVTLFVSGGITIITLLLIAGLTRKSLAAIAGTMVGVLFGGLLARHIIALTKVNGMGSEESRLFFYTFAEGKLDFSGLLFAGIVIGALGAVMDVAMSIASSVNEIHEVDPDLSFVQLTRSGLNIGRDIIGTMANTLVLAYTGSALTLMLLLLANAIPYLKYINLDLIATEVIRALAGSLGMVMAVPFTAVISAALCYTPKPSRRPAR; via the coding sequence ATGCGGCGCGCGCTGGCTTACTTCATTTGTGCGGTGTTAATCGTTTCAGGTTCAATTTATGGCAAAACCCTGCGGTACGAGCGAACGGGCGAACCTGAAACGATGGCTAAAGGAGTTGTTCTGGAGGCGAAAGAGATCGAGCTGCAGGCTGAAGAAAAGAGCTTGCCCGACGAAAGACAGTGGTCCGTCAGGGTGCAAATCACCAGCGGCCCTTACCGGGGGCGCTGTATTGACACCGAGCATTATTACGGCGGTAACCCGGCGTATGATTTTCTTGTTTACCCGGGAGACGAGGTCGTTCTCAGCCTGGAAGTTGAGGACTATGTATTAAAAAACGCCTATATAGCCAACCTTTCACGCGAAAAATACTTATACTACCTGTTTGCCCTGTTTATCGCCGGCATACTGCTGGTTGGAGCCAGGCAGGGGCTGAAGACGGTCGTTTCGCTTCTCATAACGGGCTGGGCCATTCTCAAAATAATGCTGCCGGCCTTATTGGCCGGCAGGAATCCTCTTGCCGTCACGCTGTTCGTCAGTGGGGGAATTACCATCATCACGCTTCTTTTGATTGCGGGTTTAACCCGCAAGTCCCTGGCGGCGATTGCCGGCACGATGGTGGGAGTGCTTTTTGGCGGTCTTTTGGCCCGCCATATTATTGCGTTAACAAAGGTTAACGGGATGGGCTCCGAAGAGAGCAGGTTGTTCTTTTACACTTTTGCCGAGGGAAAACTTGACTTTTCGGGCCTGCTCTTCGCGGGAATAGTGATCGGCGCGCTGGGGGCGGTAATGGATGTGGCCATGTCCATTGCCTCCAGCGTCAATGAAATACACGAGGTTGATCCTGACCTTTCTTTTGTGCAGTTAACAAGGAGCGGGCTTAATATAGGCAGGGACATTATCGGCACGATGGCCAACACGCTTGTCCTGGCCTACACCGGCAGCGCCCTTACATTGATGTTGCTGCTGCTGGCCAACGCTATTCCTTACCTGAAATATATCAACCTGGACTTAATCGCTACCGAGGTTATCCGCGCGCTGGCAGGCAGCCTCGGCATGGTAATGGCCGTGCCTTTTACCGCTGTCATCAGCGCTGCGCTGTGTTATACTCCCAAGCCCAGCAGGAGACCGGCCCGGTAG
- the feoB gene encoding ferrous iron transport protein B gives MKKNITIALAGNPNSGKTTIFNNLTGSRQRVGNYPGVTVEKKEGKTSCGDTEITVIDLPGTYSLTAYSPEEVVARHELLEGNIDVIVNIVDATNTERNLNLSVQLKELGLPMIIALNMVDMADKEGIVFDYDLLSSLMGAQVIPVVGTRNEGTRELLEAAVQAASEQKNPADKPLRYDDRIEKQILLIQGLIPPGLYAGKERGDALRRWSAIKLLEHDREVMKKIEALPESGRISEQVEKSRQFLAQLYNQDPESLIINGRYAFVRGACREAQKLTREVRESLTDIIDRVLLHRVLGIPVFLGMMWLLFQFTFALGAVPMEWLDAGFVKLSLLLEDLLPGGLLKSLLVDGLIGGVGGVVVFLPNILMLYLGIALLEGTGYMARTAFVTDKFMHLVGLHGKSFIPMLLGFGCSIPAVMATRTLEDSRDRLVTILVVPLMSCGARLPVYTLLSAAFFDKSRAGSILFSIYLIGIVLAVITAKILRSWVLPGESEPFVMELPAYRMPTLKSVLAQMWLRTRLYLKKAGTLILLASLLMWFLFTFPLAGNSGSSHTSPAVQLEHSYAGMAGRVLEPLLKPIGFDWKTGIALISGFAAKEVIVSTLGALYSIEDTESLSTAGEEPVRTFAERARLQSGFTPLNAYVLMLFVLIYVPCLATIAVIRRETNTWKWPLFSIGYTLALAWLICFLVYRAGLLLGLGV, from the coding sequence ATGAAGAAAAACATCACCATCGCCCTGGCGGGGAACCCGAACTCGGGGAAAACCACAATCTTCAACAACCTGACCGGTTCCCGGCAGCGAGTGGGAAATTATCCCGGCGTGACCGTGGAAAAGAAAGAAGGTAAAACCAGTTGCGGCGACACCGAGATAACCGTAATAGACCTGCCGGGGACGTACAGCCTGACGGCCTATTCTCCCGAAGAAGTGGTGGCCCGCCATGAGCTGCTGGAAGGAAACATCGACGTTATTGTCAACATCGTGGACGCCACCAATACCGAACGAAATCTCAACCTGTCCGTTCAGTTGAAAGAGCTGGGACTGCCTATGATCATAGCCCTGAACATGGTCGATATGGCGGACAAAGAGGGAATAGTATTCGACTATGACCTCCTCTCTTCGCTTATGGGAGCGCAGGTCATCCCGGTGGTGGGAACAAGAAACGAAGGAACCAGGGAACTTCTGGAGGCAGCCGTCCAGGCGGCCAGCGAACAAAAAAATCCTGCGGACAAACCCTTGCGTTATGACGACCGCATAGAAAAACAGATACTCCTGATCCAGGGGCTCATCCCCCCCGGTCTTTATGCCGGAAAAGAAAGAGGCGATGCCCTCCGGCGCTGGTCGGCAATAAAACTCCTTGAACATGACAGGGAGGTCATGAAGAAAATAGAAGCACTGCCGGAAAGCGGCAGGATAAGCGAACAAGTTGAAAAAAGCCGCCAGTTCCTGGCACAGCTTTACAACCAGGACCCCGAATCGCTGATCATTAACGGGCGCTACGCCTTTGTGCGAGGGGCCTGTCGTGAAGCCCAGAAGTTGACCCGCGAGGTCAGGGAGTCGCTCACGGACATTATCGACAGGGTCCTTCTCCACCGCGTGCTGGGAATCCCAGTATTCCTGGGGATGATGTGGCTCCTTTTCCAGTTCACCTTTGCCCTGGGAGCAGTGCCTATGGAATGGCTCGATGCGGGTTTTGTCAAGTTAAGCCTGCTCCTTGAAGACTTGCTTCCCGGAGGACTGCTCAAGTCGCTGCTGGTTGACGGCCTGATTGGCGGTGTCGGAGGGGTCGTCGTCTTTTTGCCCAATATTCTAATGCTTTACCTGGGGATCGCCCTGCTGGAAGGAACAGGATACATGGCCCGCACCGCTTTTGTTACCGACAAGTTCATGCACCTGGTGGGCCTGCACGGCAAGTCGTTCATCCCCATGCTGCTGGGTTTCGGTTGCTCGATTCCCGCCGTTATGGCCACCCGCACCCTGGAAGACAGCCGCGACAGGCTGGTGACGATACTGGTGGTTCCTTTAATGAGCTGCGGGGCGCGTCTCCCTGTCTATACCCTGCTTTCTGCTGCCTTTTTCGATAAAAGCAGGGCTGGCTCGATCCTTTTTTCCATTTATCTCATAGGAATCGTCCTGGCCGTGATCACGGCAAAAATCCTGCGCTCTTGGGTATTACCCGGAGAATCCGAGCCGTTTGTGATGGAACTCCCGGCCTACCGCATGCCTACGCTGAAAAGCGTTCTTGCGCAAATGTGGTTGAGGACCCGCCTCTATTTAAAAAAAGCAGGTACCCTCATACTGCTGGCCTCACTGTTGATGTGGTTCCTGTTCACCTTCCCTCTTGCGGGAAACAGCGGCAGCAGCCACACCAGCCCCGCCGTTCAGCTTGAACACAGCTATGCCGGGATGGCGGGACGCGTTCTGGAACCCCTGTTGAAACCCATTGGCTTCGACTGGAAAACAGGTATCGCCCTTATTTCAGGCTTTGCGGCCAAAGAAGTGATCGTGAGTACCCTGGGCGCCCTTTACAGCATTGAAGACACGGAATCCCTCTCCACAGCCGGTGAGGAACCGGTCAGGACCTTTGCCGAACGTGCGCGGCTCCAATCAGGGTTCACACCTTTAAACGCGTACGTGCTGATGCTGTTTGTCCTGATTTACGTGCCCTGCCTGGCCACCATCGCCGTGATCAGGCGAGAGACAAATACCTGGAAATGGCCGCTTTTTTCCATCGGTTACACGCTCGCGCTGGCATGGCTGATCTGCTTTTTGGTCTACCGGGCCGGTCTCCTGCTGGGCTTGGGAGTATAA